One Aegilops tauschii subsp. strangulata cultivar AL8/78 chromosome 7, Aet v6.0, whole genome shotgun sequence genomic window carries:
- the LOC109738722 gene encoding protein MOTHER of FT and TFL1 homolog 1 produces MAAHVDPLVVGRVIGDVVDMFVPTMPVTVRFGTKDLTNGCEIKPSIADAAPSIQIAGRAGDLFTLVMTDPDAPSPSEPTMKEWLHWLVVNIPGGSDPSQGEEVVPYMGPKPPLGIHRYVLVLFQQKARVLAPAPGGDTAASAMRARFSTRAFAERHDLGLPVAAMYFNAQKEPANRRRRY; encoded by the exons ATGGCAGCCCATGTGGATCCCCTTGTGGTTGGGAGGGTGATCGGTGACGTGGTGGACATGTTCGTGCCCACCATGCCGGTGACCGTGCGCTTCGGGACGAAGGACCTGACGAACGGCTGCGAGATCAAGCCGTCGATCGCCGACGCGGCACCCTCGATCCAGATAGCCGGCCGGGCCGGCGATCTCTTCACCCTG GTCATGACTGATCCGGACGCACCGAGCCCCAGCGAGCCAACCATGAAGGAGTGGCTTCACTG GCTGGTGGTTAACATACCTGGTGGATCAGATCCTTCTCAAG GGGAGGAGGTGGTGCCCTACATGGGTCCGAAGCCGCCGTTGGGCATCCACCGCTACGTGCTGGTGCTGTTCCAGCAGAAGGCGCGTGTGCTGGCGCCGGCTCCCGGCGGAGACACAGCAGCGTCGGCCATGCGCGCGCGGTTCAGCACCCGTGCCTTCGCAGAGCGCCATGACCTGGGGCTCCCCGTCGCCGCCATGTACTTCAACGCGCAGAAGGAGCCggccaaccgccgccgccgctactAG